AACGGAAAGAAAAGAAACGCCAAAGTGGTAAAGGCATTCGATCCTACTGTCATAGCCTCTCATATTTGGAATATAAGCGATGATGTGACGCTGACAACTGGTTTAGGCTTTCATTATGGACGTTACGGTAATACAGCGCTAAATTGGTATAATGGAGGTGATCCTCGCCCGGATTATTATCGTCAGTTGCCATCGTTTACAGAACAGATAAAAACAGAACTTTTGTGGAGAAGAAATGATACAAGTTATACCCAAATAAATTGGGATGAATTATATCGTCAGAATTATGGTAAGGATAATGCAAACTATATGGTAGAGGAACGCAGAAGCGATTTGTATGAAACGACCTTGAATTCGACCTTGAATGCCCGCCTTTCCAGCCGGATGAATTTGATAGCAGGCATTGGACTGCGTTCGACAACTTCAAGCCAGTTTAAAACCGTTGACGATCTTCTTGGCTCCAAGTATATTGAAGATATTGATAAATATGCACTGAAGGGGGAATCTGTAGGAAGTTTTGAGGAAAAACAGAGTGATTTGAACCGTCCTGGAAGAAAAGTTTATGAAGGAGGAGTCTTCGGATATAATTTTAACTTAAATATATATTCTGCAAATGCATGGTTGCTAAACCAATACCGTTCTCATAAATTTGATTTTTATTATGGATTTAAATTAACATATACTGACTTCCAGCGTGATGGCAAAATGAGAAATGGGCACTATCCTACAAATTCATATGGCAAGGGTGCTTCTCATACATTCACGGACATGGCGCTGAAAGGCGGATTGACTTACAAAATAAATGGTCGTCATTTTATAACAGCTAATGTGAGTTATGGAACTGAGGCTCCGCTTCCAAATGATGCTTACATTTCGCCTCGTGTTTCTGATAGGACAATTGATGGTTTGGAGAGCGGTCGTGTTTTATCAGTTGACGTGAATTATATTTTTTCAATGCCTTCATTGACTGGACGTATTGGGTTGTATCAGACAAATTTCTATGATCAGATGGAACGTTACAGTTATTATTATGATGGTAATGAGGCGAATACGACTAGTATGCATACGTTTGTCAATCATGTATTAAAAGGTGTCAATCGTGTCCATCGTGGCATTGAGATGGGAGCTACTTATAAGTTGGATAATCATTGGAGTTTTGATTTGGCCGGAACGGTTTCTCAATCTTATTATAATAATAATCCGATGGGATTAATTAGTCCGGAAAATGGAATGTTCTCAGATGTAGAGGAGAAGGTGTATATGAAGAATGTGTATGTAGGTGGAACTCCTCAGGTGGCGGGAACATTTGGCGTACGTTATTTTATTAATTATTGGTTCTTGGGAGCGAATATTAATGGATTTGGACGTAGCTATATTGAAGCTGCCCCGATGCGGCGAATGGCTTCTAACTACGCTACGATAGATCCTACAGATCCGAAGCAATTGTACGCATATGAGACATTAACCACACAAGAAAGATTAGCTGCTAATTATACGGTTGATTTGTCTGTGGGAAAAATATACTACTTGCGTAATAGGAATTCTATAAACTTTAACTTAGCTGTTTACAATGTGT
The DNA window shown above is from Bacteroides faecium and carries:
- a CDS encoding carboxypeptidase-like regulatory domain-containing protein, translated to MKQKLMLFIALLLPCFLFAQQIQTSIKGRVIGSVSKEPVAGVIVELNGENKQTRTDSKGFFNFENVSQGKDVLMFNSVNITPQRILIEIEKGVINDVGNIEVIELQTNEDLSLVGVIDEVMVDDDVDNSSQDVSSTVILSNDVYLNRAAYQLSPVRFRVRGYDSYYQQKYINGVSFNDQLRGVFNYASIGALNDMTRNGDVVNYNRPSTFTYGSIGGAENINMRAGSYAPGTKATLTYTNRIYYLRGMVTYATGLRPDGWAFTASLGGRYSHEGNVDGTFYRNFSYALSAEKQWKGGKHSLSLVTFGSPVARGQQSASYKEVYELTGNYLYNPNWGYQNGKKRNAKVVKAFDPTVIASHIWNISDDVTLTTGLGFHYGRYGNTALNWYNGGDPRPDYYRQLPSFTEQIKTELLWRRNDTSYTQINWDELYRQNYGKDNANYMVEERRSDLYETTLNSTLNARLSSRMNLIAGIGLRSTTSSQFKTVDDLLGSKYIEDIDKYALKGESVGSFEEKQSDLNRPGRKVYEGGVFGYNFNLNIYSANAWLLNQYRSHKFDFYYGFKLTYTDFQRDGKMRNGHYPTNSYGKGASHTFTDMALKGGLTYKINGRHFITANVSYGTEAPLPNDAYISPRVSDRTIDGLESGRVLSVDVNYIFSMPSLTGRIGLYQTNFYDQMERYSYYYDGNEANTTSMHTFVNHVLKGVNRVHRGIEMGATYKLDNHWSFDLAGTVSQSYYNNNPMGLISPENGMFSDVEEKVYMKNVYVGGTPQVAGTFGVRYFINYWFLGANINGFGRSYIEAAPMRRMASNYATIDPTDPKQLYAYETLTTQERLAANYTVDLSVGKIYYLRNRNSINFNLAVYNVFNKKHIATGGYEQGRTDISYPDRYTSKYYYMQGINCFLNVSYRF